The segment AGCCGCCCGCACGGTGCGCCGTCGGGCCATCCGCACGCGAGCTCTCGGGGAGGCCACTCCGGCGGGCATCCCCATGCGCAGGGCGGGCACCTGGGGCATCCGGGGGGACATCCCGGCGGCCATCCCGGGGCGACGGTGCCGGGCGACAACACCGCGCGCCGCAGCTACCGGCCCGGAGCGGGTCCGGCGGCCCGCGCGTACGAAGAGCGCACCGGCATCAAGGCTCCGCGCATCGTGGCCTGGGAGATCACCCGCTCATGCAACCTGGCCTGCGATCACTGCCGCGCCGCCGCGCACTGCGAGCCCTACCCCGGCGAGCTGACGCTGGACGAATGCAAGGCGGTCATCGACGACATCGCCAGCATCACCGACCCCATCCTTATCGTGACGGGCGGCGAGCCGCTCATGCGCCCCGATATCTGGGACATTATCGATTACGCGAACGAGAAGGGGCTCCATCCGGTCATCGGGACCAACGGGACCCTCATCACCGACGAGGTGGCCCGCAAGATGGCCGAGCACGGCATCCCGCGCGTGTCGGTGTCGCTGGACTTCCCCGACGCCGAGGGACAGGACAGGTTCCGCGGCAAGGACGGGGCTTTCCAGGAGACCATCGAGGGCATCAAGAACATGCAGAAATACGGGGTGGGGGTCCAGATCAACACCACCGTCACCAAGATGAACAACCAGATGGTCGACGAGCTGCACGACCTCGCCCTCGAAACCGGCGCCGTGGCGTTCCATCCGTTCCTGCTGGTTCCCACGGGCCGCGGCGAGGACCTCATCGACGTCGAGCTCACCCCGGACGAGTACGAGGAAGTGCTGCTGTGGGCCTTCGAGCGCCAGCAGACCTCTCCCATGCACTTCAAGCCCACCGATTCTCCCCAGTACTACCGCATCCTGCGCCAGCAGGCCGCCAAGCAGGGCATCAAGGTCACGCCCGAAACCTATGGCATGGAGGCGATGACGCGCGGCTGTCTGGGCGGCATCACCTTCGTGTTCATCAGCCATATCGGCGAAGTGCAGCCGTGCGGTTATTTCGATATGAACCTCGGAAACGTCAAAGAGACGCCCTTCTCCGAAATCTGGACCCACTCCCCGGTGTTCGACGACCTGCGTCATTACGATCGCCTGAAGGGGAAATGCGGCGCGTGCGAGTACAAAGGGGTGTGCGGGGGCTGTCGTGCCCGCGCCCTTGCGCTGTACGGCGACTACATGGAAGAAGAGCCCTACTGCGCCTACGAGCCGAAGAAATACGTGGAAGACCGCGTGCTCGACGCGATCCAGGAGGGCTTCCCGCTGACCGACGACCCTCTGGGGGATTTGGCGAAGGCCCTCGAGCTGAAGCGGGACGGCGTGATCGAGGCTGTCTCGTCGCTGTACAGATCGGGCAAGGTCAGGCGCGTCGGCGCGTCGTTCAACTCCCCCAAGCTGGGATACGTCTCGTCGCTGTGCGCCCTGTCGGTGCCGGGAGACGAGGGCGACCTTGCCGCCGCCGCTGCTATCGTGTCGGAATACCCGCAGGTCACCCACAATTATGGGCGAGAGAACCACTACAACCTGTGGTTCACGGTGATCGCGCGATCGGCTGAGGAGCGCACGCGCATGCTGGCCGAGATCTCGCAGCGCACCGGCGTGACCGATATGCTGGATCTGCCGTCCACGAACAAGTACAAGATCCGCGTGAACTTCAAGTCGTCGGGCGAAAGCGCGCGCGTGCGCCGCAAGCCCACGCGGTTCGCGGACGCGAAGCTGCTGCAAGACGAGCAGCGGGCCGACGGGCCGGCCAGCGCCCTTCCCCAGGGAGAGCTGCGCGAAGGGCTGGCTCCCAAGAA is part of the Berryella intestinalis genome and harbors:
- a CDS encoding radical SAM/SPASM domain-containing protein; translation: MPGDNTARRSYRPGAGPAARAYEERTGIKAPRIVAWEITRSCNLACDHCRAAAHCEPYPGELTLDECKAVIDDIASITDPILIVTGGEPLMRPDIWDIIDYANEKGLHPVIGTNGTLITDEVARKMAEHGIPRVSVSLDFPDAEGQDRFRGKDGAFQETIEGIKNMQKYGVGVQINTTVTKMNNQMVDELHDLALETGAVAFHPFLLVPTGRGEDLIDVELTPDEYEEVLLWAFERQQTSPMHFKPTDSPQYYRILRQQAAKQGIKVTPETYGMEAMTRGCLGGITFVFISHIGEVQPCGYFDMNLGNVKETPFSEIWTHSPVFDDLRHYDRLKGKCGACEYKGVCGGCRARALALYGDYMEEEPYCAYEPKKYVEDRVLDAIQEGFPLTDDPLGDLAKALELKRDGVIEAVSSLYRSGKVRRVGASFNSPKLGYVSSLCALSVPGDEGDLAAAAAIVSEYPQVTHNYGRENHYNLWFTVIARSAEERTRMLAEISQRTGVTDMLDLPSTNKYKIRVNFKSSGESARVRRKPTRFADAKLLQDEQRADGPASALPQGELREGLAPKKEAPILTAPACEPLAFDADDPVNVEIVRWAQGDILHAADGTFDEHPLSTVVARIADNLGRTDITEQDVAERMGGWLASKTIRRVGAMVRHQVMGVSENSMTVWDVPDDLVDAAGRILAQSEHVTHCYSRKKAETWRYNLYAMTHARTPEDLGEQIADMRRALDEAGIPVSASEALSTTGEYKKVSMRYFEE